In the Bacillus shivajii genome, one interval contains:
- a CDS encoding electron transfer flavoprotein subunit beta/FixA family protein, which translates to MNILVCIKQVPDTKIIKVNPKTNTLDRSSAPAILNPYDAHAVEEAVRLKEIHGGKVTVLSMGPPQAKEAIKKCVEIGADEGYLISDRRFAGADTLATSYALFKAIEKLMKLEGIDLVLCGKHAIDGDTGQVGPGIARRMVIPPLTNVIKVEEVDLTGQKIVVRRKIEDGYEQIQSTLPCLLTIEKEINEVAYSPLPNMLRAARYSPIVWTVDDLDDVDIKQLGLKGSPTIVGKMWPPEKSDGAEMIAGNAKEQTKEVLNILLEKRELFEVKGGGK; encoded by the coding sequence ATGAATATTCTCGTATGTATTAAGCAAGTGCCTGATACAAAGATCATTAAAGTCAACCCGAAGACAAATACGCTGGATCGCTCAAGTGCACCAGCTATATTGAATCCATATGATGCTCACGCTGTTGAGGAAGCGGTAAGACTTAAGGAAATTCATGGTGGCAAAGTGACTGTTCTTTCGATGGGTCCACCGCAAGCAAAGGAAGCGATTAAAAAGTGTGTGGAAATTGGTGCAGATGAAGGTTACTTGATTTCAGATCGACGTTTTGCTGGTGCGGATACGTTAGCGACAAGTTATGCGTTATTTAAAGCGATTGAAAAGTTGATGAAGTTAGAAGGCATTGACTTAGTGTTATGTGGAAAACATGCAATTGACGGGGATACCGGGCAAGTTGGACCTGGGATTGCAAGACGAATGGTCATTCCGCCTCTTACAAATGTCATCAAAGTAGAAGAGGTCGACCTAACTGGTCAAAAAATAGTCGTTCGTAGAAAAATAGAAGATGGATATGAGCAAATTCAATCGACATTACCGTGTCTATTAACGATAGAAAAAGAAATAAATGAGGTTGCTTACTCACCGTTACCAAATATGCTTCGTGCAGCGCGGTATTCGCCAATTGTTTGGACCGTCGATGACTTAGATGATGTTGACATTAAACAGCTTGGATTAAAAGGTTCACCGACAATTGTAGGGAAGATGTGGCCTCCAGAGAAAAGTGACGGAGCAGAAATGATCGCTGGGAATGCAAAAGAGCAAACAAAAGAAGTGTTAAATATTTTACTTGAGAAAAGAGAGCTCTTTGAAGTGAAAGGCGGTGGGAAGTAA
- a CDS encoding ABC transporter permease — translation MNQWMTLFKKEIKESVRNFKWVWIPLVFLLLGIMQPVTSYFLPDILENFGGLPDGAVINIPLPTGPQVLAETLGQFSQIGLLVLVLAFMGTVASERNNGSIIMVLVKPVSYVSYLTAKWAHMTLLALSSFIVGFGLSVYYTFLLIEPVAASDVIKGMLIYSLWILFIVTLVLCLSALLKSTAATAFISIGVTIVLNLLSSFVPDLMRWSPGMLMDHTQLMFHTGGVGEFFLLSILVTVLIIITMMTFTCYVFQRKEMAIHTT, via the coding sequence ATGAATCAGTGGATGACATTGTTTAAAAAAGAAATCAAAGAATCGGTACGAAATTTTAAGTGGGTTTGGATCCCACTAGTTTTCCTATTATTAGGCATCATGCAGCCAGTTACCTCATATTTTTTACCAGATATTCTTGAAAACTTTGGTGGACTTCCTGATGGAGCAGTTATTAATATCCCTCTTCCAACGGGACCACAAGTATTAGCAGAAACGTTAGGGCAGTTTAGCCAAATCGGTCTACTTGTACTTGTTTTAGCATTTATGGGGACGGTTGCTTCAGAGCGAAATAATGGCAGCATTATTATGGTCCTTGTGAAGCCAGTTTCGTATGTTTCATATTTAACAGCTAAATGGGCACACATGACTCTTCTTGCGTTAAGCTCATTTATCGTTGGGTTTGGATTATCTGTGTATTATACGTTTTTGTTAATTGAGCCGGTAGCAGCTTCGGATGTTATAAAGGGTATGCTCATTTACAGTTTATGGATCCTCTTTATTGTAACGCTTGTTCTTTGTTTAAGTGCTTTATTAAAAAGTACCGCAGCAACTGCATTTATTAGTATCGGTGTCACAATTGTTCTCAATTTGTTAAGTAGCTTTGTTCCAGACTTGATGAGGTGGTCGCCAGGTATGCTTATGGATCATACTCAACTGATGTTTCATACAGGTGGCGTAGGAGAGTTTTTTTTACTAAGCATTTTGGTCACGGTTTTAATCATAATCACCATGATGACATTCACATGTTACGTCTTTCAACGAAAAGAAATGGCCATCCATACGACATAA
- a CDS encoding C40 family peptidase, which yields MRTIIAVFALFLLFMPAYEAINIVYDETNDAFLSIEDHSYHHHAQKVLDSPFKLNGTTPKEGFSSGTLVQYLFREVEGVLLSRRVELQRELGEHVSTQELQEGDLLFFKGEKGLFSAVYLNNDEFIVATRHGVELRSLTRNNSYKKRFLEARRLSEEEKKRLSPSTYKNHDHPAIREALRMLHRPYLLTGDTLAAFDCSFLVQHAFEELNVHLPRITYQQWKVGKEIPLDDAKPGDVLYFSGTWQEGISHTGIYLGDNYFIHASAEEGETTISYLGDAWMKHFTGVKRFDHIQLNVNDPIIGTASTLLNLPYTKNGEKPDQGFNYSGLTYYIMKQHDRNFPRTAKKQWKYGAPVKLGEEQTGDIFFFESDKGYILPALHLGDGQLLVVRKDEGVSIVDPRFSYYWSYERLKGIRTYERD from the coding sequence ATGCGAACAATAATAGCAGTTTTTGCACTTTTCCTTTTATTTATGCCAGCATACGAAGCTATAAACATTGTCTATGACGAAACGAATGACGCTTTTCTCTCGATCGAAGACCACTCTTATCATCACCATGCCCAAAAAGTGCTCGACAGCCCATTTAAACTAAATGGAACAACACCGAAAGAAGGTTTCTCTTCAGGAACGCTTGTTCAATATTTGTTCCGTGAAGTTGAAGGAGTGCTGCTTTCTAGACGTGTTGAACTGCAGCGCGAGCTTGGGGAGCACGTTTCCACTCAGGAGTTACAAGAAGGCGACTTACTGTTTTTCAAAGGAGAGAAAGGGTTATTCTCGGCTGTTTATTTAAATAATGACGAGTTCATTGTTGCCACTCGCCATGGTGTTGAGCTTAGGAGCCTCACTAGAAATAACTCATACAAAAAGAGGTTCCTTGAAGCAAGAAGGTTATCTGAAGAGGAAAAAAAGAGGCTTTCTCCTTCCACTTATAAAAACCATGACCATCCAGCAATAAGAGAAGCATTGCGCATGCTCCATCGTCCATATCTTTTAACTGGGGACACCTTAGCCGCATTTGATTGCTCTTTTTTAGTGCAACATGCCTTTGAAGAATTGAATGTTCATCTGCCTCGCATAACTTACCAGCAATGGAAAGTAGGGAAAGAAATACCTTTAGACGACGCTAAACCAGGGGATGTTCTTTATTTTTCTGGTACATGGCAAGAAGGGATTTCCCACACCGGTATTTACTTAGGTGACAACTATTTTATCCATGCTAGCGCTGAAGAAGGAGAAACAACCATCTCCTATTTAGGTGACGCATGGATGAAACATTTTACGGGCGTGAAGCGATTCGATCATATACAGCTGAATGTAAACGACCCTATCATTGGTACGGCCTCAACACTACTGAACCTGCCATACACGAAAAATGGGGAAAAACCAGATCAAGGATTTAACTATTCTGGACTTACGTACTACATCATGAAACAACATGACCGTAATTTCCCTCGTACTGCAAAAAAACAGTGGAAATATGGTGCCCCTGTAAAGCTTGGCGAAGAACAAACAGGAGATATTTTTTTCTTTGAATCAGACAAAGGTTATATACTACCAGCTCTTCACTTAGGAGATGGACAATTACTTGTCGTTCGAAAAGATGAAGGCGTATCAATCGTCGATCCACGGTTTAGTTACTATTGGTCATATGAACGATTAAAAGGCATTCGAACATATGAAAGGGATTAA
- a CDS encoding ABC transporter ATP-binding protein, protein MSLIETHQLSKSFKGTTAVENMNLTIKEGVCTALLGPNGAGKSTTLNMLTGLMQPTEGAITFDPRYQGDRRKYIGYLPQYPKFYGWMTGEEYLMYSGQLGGKSKEETKRKSEELLALVGLEDAKKKRIQGYSGGMKQRLGIAQALVHDPKLVILDEPVSALDPIGRREVLDLMKKLKKKTSILFSTHVLHDAEEVCEEIFIMKKGKVIVDGGLHTLQSEHQQPTFYIETEEPLRKWSYSIENADWVRHINVDERKATITVDEIDRARTLLLSDEKLQQLKIVKFEVVKTTLEDLFMRVTKS, encoded by the coding sequence ATGAGTTTAATTGAGACTCACCAATTATCAAAGTCGTTTAAAGGAACAACAGCTGTTGAAAATATGAACCTTACAATAAAAGAAGGGGTTTGTACTGCGCTATTAGGGCCAAATGGAGCGGGAAAATCAACGACATTAAACATGCTAACGGGTCTTATGCAACCAACAGAAGGAGCCATTACGTTTGATCCTCGCTACCAAGGGGATCGACGCAAGTATATAGGCTATTTACCACAATACCCAAAGTTTTACGGCTGGATGACGGGTGAAGAATACTTAATGTATTCAGGGCAACTTGGTGGGAAGTCAAAGGAAGAAACGAAGAGAAAAAGTGAAGAATTGTTAGCACTTGTTGGACTAGAAGACGCGAAGAAAAAGAGAATTCAAGGATACTCAGGTGGTATGAAACAAAGGTTAGGAATCGCTCAAGCACTCGTACATGATCCGAAACTCGTTATTCTTGATGAACCAGTTTCAGCCTTAGATCCTATTGGCCGAAGAGAAGTTCTTGATTTAATGAAAAAGTTAAAAAAGAAAACATCGATTCTTTTTTCAACACATGTGTTACATGATGCTGAAGAAGTATGTGAAGAGATTTTCATTATGAAAAAAGGAAAAGTCATCGTTGATGGGGGCCTTCATACTTTACAATCTGAACATCAACAGCCGACTTTTTATATTGAAACGGAAGAGCCACTTCGGAAGTGGTCATATTCTATTGAGAATGCAGATTGGGTTAGGCATATAAACGTGGACGAGCGCAAAGCAACAATAACAGTTGATGAAATTGACCGAGCGAGAACGCTCCTTTTATCTGATGAGAAACTTCAGCAATTAAAGATTGTTAAATTTGAAGTTGTTAAAACAACATTAGAGGACTTGTTTATGAGGGTGACAAAATCATGA
- a CDS encoding electron transfer flavoprotein subunit alpha/FixB family protein, translated as MNLDEYRGVWVFIEQRDGKLVDVGLELLGAGRDLADKLEVELCGVLLGNGVKDLSSTLFEHGADKVYVIDDPVVEQYRTETYMKAVGDLVRKYKPEIFLYGATANGKDLASAVATEVMSGLTADTTLLDVNVEKRLFEASRPAFGGNIMATILCKKHRPQMATVRPKVIAKPEPQPGRTGEVIEETITLKEEDLRTKVLNIVRNAKKAVNLEEADVIVAAGKGVKDEKGFQMVKELAEVLNATVGASRDVVEAGLCKHEHQVGQTGATVTPKIYIAIGISGAVQHVVGMQNSELIIAINNDPDAAIFNAAHHGVVADAFEIVPMLTEEFRKALQSESEAGGVTSHA; from the coding sequence ATGAATCTTGATGAGTACAGAGGCGTCTGGGTATTTATTGAACAGAGAGATGGGAAACTTGTCGATGTTGGCTTAGAGCTTTTAGGAGCAGGTCGTGACCTTGCAGACAAGTTGGAAGTTGAGCTTTGCGGTGTCTTATTAGGGAATGGTGTAAAAGACTTATCATCAACATTGTTTGAACATGGTGCAGACAAAGTTTATGTCATCGATGACCCAGTTGTTGAACAATACCGAACAGAAACGTATATGAAAGCAGTTGGTGATCTCGTTCGAAAATATAAACCGGAAATTTTTCTATATGGGGCTACTGCAAACGGGAAGGATTTAGCAAGTGCGGTAGCAACAGAAGTTATGAGTGGTCTTACAGCTGATACGACGCTTCTAGATGTAAACGTAGAAAAACGCCTATTCGAAGCAAGCAGACCAGCTTTTGGTGGTAACATTATGGCGACGATCCTTTGTAAAAAACACCGCCCGCAGATGGCGACAGTTCGACCGAAGGTCATCGCAAAACCAGAGCCTCAGCCAGGTAGAACAGGTGAGGTGATCGAAGAAACGATTACACTCAAAGAAGAGGACTTAAGAACGAAAGTGTTAAATATCGTCCGCAATGCGAAAAAAGCGGTGAATTTAGAAGAGGCAGATGTCATCGTAGCAGCCGGTAAAGGAGTCAAAGATGAAAAAGGCTTCCAAATGGTTAAAGAATTAGCAGAGGTACTTAATGCGACAGTCGGCGCTAGCAGAGATGTTGTTGAAGCGGGACTTTGTAAACATGAGCATCAAGTAGGGCAGACAGGTGCGACAGTGACACCAAAAATCTACATCGCGATTGGAATTTCAGGAGCGGTACAACACGTTGTTGGAATGCAAAACTCGGAACTAATTATTGCGATCAATAATGACCCGGATGCCGCGATATTCAATGCAGCTCACCACGGAGTTGTCGCAGATGCTTTTGAAATCGTCCCAATGTTAACGGAAGAATTCCGTAAAGCGTTACAGAGTGAATCCGAAGCTGGAGGTGTTACGAGTCATGCCTGA
- a CDS encoding PLD nuclease N-terminal domain-containing protein: MNEGFLEELANVPWGLLAPILVIQLILAAVALVDCFKHNNTRGPQWVWILIIVFINLLGPILYFIFGRRND, encoded by the coding sequence ATGAACGAAGGATTCTTAGAAGAATTAGCAAATGTGCCGTGGGGGCTACTTGCACCGATTCTTGTTATTCAACTTATTTTAGCAGCAGTAGCACTTGTTGATTGTTTTAAACATAACAATACGCGTGGCCCCCAATGGGTGTGGATTTTAATTATTGTTTTTATCAACCTCCTAGGACCTATTCTGTACTTTATTTTCGGGAGGAGAAATGACTAA
- a CDS encoding DUF6612 family protein, whose product MKKSVMLVAAATTMFLAACNDEETVNDVESVLNDSIEAMEGLTSYSMNMDSTQSMVIDENEAMDFDTMIEMDLLLEPLTFFQKTSLDLGDMGMGMDMSFEYDSYFSEEDGFFIEDPFVGEWAKFPESLMDEFLSLTDAQLSPEEQIKPFKDHISELSLEETDGHYVIRLKGEGADMETFAEQIGGMAGEGLDEMFHDIWSDIEIHQLEYEIFIDKETNYQTEANIHMELTMEIEGESMTMEQTSHLTLSRFNELNDLQVPEEVMNNAQEMTEEDFLGGF is encoded by the coding sequence ATGAAAAAAAGTGTAATGCTAGTTGCTGCAGCCACGACAATGTTCTTGGCAGCATGTAATGATGAAGAAACAGTAAATGATGTCGAAAGTGTATTGAATGACTCTATTGAAGCAATGGAAGGCTTAACAAGCTATTCTATGAATATGGATTCAACACAAAGTATGGTCATTGATGAAAACGAAGCAATGGATTTTGATACAATGATCGAAATGGATTTACTTTTAGAGCCATTAACATTCTTTCAGAAAACAAGTCTAGATCTCGGTGACATGGGGATGGGAATGGATATGTCATTCGAATATGACTCTTACTTCTCTGAGGAAGACGGCTTTTTCATTGAGGATCCTTTCGTAGGAGAGTGGGCAAAATTCCCTGAATCATTAATGGATGAATTCTTAAGCTTAACAGATGCACAATTAAGTCCTGAAGAACAAATAAAGCCATTTAAAGATCACATTTCAGAACTAAGCCTAGAAGAAACAGACGGTCATTATGTCATTCGTTTAAAAGGCGAAGGTGCTGATATGGAGACATTCGCTGAACAAATTGGCGGCATGGCTGGAGAAGGACTCGATGAGATGTTCCATGACATTTGGTCCGATATTGAGATTCATCAGTTAGAGTATGAAATCTTTATCGATAAAGAAACGAATTACCAAACTGAAGCGAACATTCACATGGAGCTGACCATGGAAATTGAAGGTGAGTCGATGACAATGGAACAAACATCACACCTTACTTTAAGTCGGTTCAATGAATTAAATGATTTACAAGTCCCTGAAGAAGTCATGAATAATGCTCAAGAAATGACAGAAGAAGACTTTTTAGGTGGCTTTTAA